One window of Myxocyprinus asiaticus isolate MX2 ecotype Aquarium Trade chromosome 4, UBuf_Myxa_2, whole genome shotgun sequence genomic DNA carries:
- the LOC127433363 gene encoding transcription factor Jun-like: MTGKMEMPFYHDESVPNFGQIPDYDRYQGHKMMNKKNMAHNFSNSVGNNSSLKLLQGQTASNINPNGLGMSTNPMSSPDMNLLKLSSPDLEHLIIQSNQGLVTTSPAPNASANPFMYRNQATNEQEGFADGFVKALADLHKQNQLVGAPMSPSSSIQGSYQRNLMSSGEMPIYTNLSSYNPNQLSSAYASGQIAYTSAAHASAAHASAAHASAAHASAHGSQGHHPPGRGLDAPQTVPEVPHPPAGDPTSSPPSLSPIDLETQERIKAERKKLRNRIAASKCRKRKLERISRLEEKVKVLKTQNSDLASTASILREQVAQLKQKVMNHVTNGCQIAVISTGMAKSGESTSC; encoded by the coding sequence ATGACGGGGAAGATGGAAATGCCCTTCTATCACGATGAGAGCGTTCCAAACTTTGGGCAAATTCCAGACTATGATCGATACCAAGGCCACAAGATGATGAACAAAAAGAACATGGCGCACAATTTCTCCAACAGTGTGGGAAATAACTCGAGCCTCAAACTGTTGCAGGGACAAACCGCGAGCAACATCAACCCAAACGGCCTCGGTATGAGCACCAATCCCATGTCTTCACCAGACATGAACCTCCTGAAGCTGTCGTCCCCGGATCTGGAACACCTGATTATCCAGTCCAACCAGGGACTGGTTACTACAAGCCCGGCTCCAAACGCGTCTGCTAATCCTTTCATGTACAGAAACCAGGCCACAAACGAACAGGAAGGGTTTGCCGACGGCTTTGTCAAAGCTCTGGCCGATCTACACAAACAGAACCAACTGGTCGGAGCGCCAATGTCCCCTAGTTCATCCATCCAGGGATCGTACCAGAGGAACCTGATGTCTAGTGGCGAAATGCCCATTTATACCAACTTGAGCAGCTACAACCCCAATCAGTTATCCTCTGCGTACGCCAGCGGGCAGATCGCCTACACCTCTGCGGCCCACGCCTCTGCGGCCCACGCCTCTGCGGCCCACGCCTCTGCGGCCCACGCCTCTGCTCACGGGAGTCAGGGTCACCACCCTCCAGGGCGAGGTCTGGATGCTCCTCAGACGGTGCCCGAGGTACCTCACCCTCCCGCAGGGGACCCCACCAGCTCCCCTCCGTCACTGTCGCCCATCGATCTGGAGACCCAGGAGAGAATCAAGGCGGAGCGAAAGAAGTTGCGAAATCGCATCGCCGCCTCCAAATGCCGCAAGAGGAAGCTGGAGCGGATCTCGCGCCTGGAGGAGAAAGTGAAGGTGCTGAAGACGCAGAACTCAGACCTGGCCTCCACCGCCAGCATCCTGCGTGAGCAGGTGGCCCAACTCAAACAGAAAGTGATGAATCACGTCACGAACGGCTGCCAGATCGCCGTCATCTCAACCGGAATGGCCAAAAGTGGGGAGAGTACCAGCTGCTGA